A genomic window from Streptomyces sp. NBC_01429 includes:
- a CDS encoding TauD/TfdA dioxygenase family protein, with protein sequence MEQYALDAMERITTRPPTVYETITVDPLTPATGAEVSGIDLSEKLSDTQLAELKEAFLTHHVLVFRDQTLTGEDHKRVAGHFGELHPVALAPEGSDPHILEISATKESRAVAGDGWHADGTADPEPSLGSMLYITRTPDIGSGGDTHFANMHLAYELLSPAMKTFLDGMTAVHDGLLPWGGVTPPPEYDVPKNEHPVVVSHAETGRKLLYVNGAYTSHLTGLTPNESRAVLDMLLAHIARTPLLTCRVRFTPNTLVFWDNRCLQHHATWDYYPHPRYGQRVAIKGGRPRA encoded by the coding sequence ATGGAACAGTACGCACTGGACGCGATGGAGCGCATCACCACCAGGCCGCCCACGGTCTACGAGACCATCACCGTCGACCCGCTCACGCCGGCGACCGGCGCAGAGGTGTCCGGCATCGATCTGTCGGAGAAGCTGTCGGACACCCAACTGGCCGAGCTGAAGGAGGCGTTCCTCACCCACCATGTGCTGGTCTTCCGCGACCAGACGCTGACGGGCGAGGATCACAAGCGGGTCGCCGGTCACTTCGGGGAGCTGCATCCGGTGGCGCTGGCGCCCGAGGGCTCCGATCCGCACATCCTGGAGATCAGCGCCACCAAGGAGTCGCGCGCCGTGGCGGGCGACGGCTGGCACGCCGACGGGACGGCGGACCCGGAGCCCTCGCTCGGCTCGATGCTCTACATCACCCGTACCCCGGACATCGGCAGCGGCGGCGACACCCACTTCGCCAACATGCATCTCGCCTACGAGCTGCTGTCGCCCGCGATGAAGACCTTCCTCGACGGTATGACGGCGGTCCACGACGGTCTGCTGCCGTGGGGAGGCGTCACACCGCCGCCCGAGTACGACGTCCCCAAGAACGAGCATCCGGTGGTGGTCAGCCACGCCGAGACCGGCCGCAAGCTGCTGTACGTGAACGGCGCCTACACCTCGCACCTGACCGGGCTGACGCCCAACGAGAGCCGGGCGGTGCTGGACATGCTGCTGGCCCACATCGCCCGTACCCCGCTGCTGACCTGCCGGGTCCGCTTCACACCCAACACCCTGGTGTTCTGGGACAACCGCTGCCTTCAGCACCACGCCACCTGGGACTACTACCCGCATCCGCGCTACGGCCAGCGGGTCGCCATCAAGGGCGGCCGCCCCCGGGCCTGA
- a CDS encoding LacI family DNA-binding transcriptional regulator, with product MAGIKDVAAEAGVSVATVSRVLNDHPSVSPEARARVVAAVAALGYRPNAVARSLRTDQTRTLGLVISDVLNPYFTALARAVEEEARALGYSVIIGNADERPELQDHHVRTLLDRRIDGLLMSPTDPGSGLIADAVRAGTPIVFVDRWVPGVEVPVVRADGRGAVADLVDHLLRLGHRRLAIIAGPAATTTGSERVDAFRAALRERGVALPDAYIGQGDFQAESGRRAAERFLALPEPPDAVFAADNLMALGALDAIRARGLSVPDDIALAAFDDIPWFVHTDPPITAIAQPTEELGRAAVRALAERIAGRVPPSLTLPARLVVRRSCGAPPPAAGHPYPQTVTRRSNP from the coding sequence ATGGCCGGCATCAAAGATGTCGCGGCCGAGGCGGGTGTGTCCGTCGCCACGGTGTCGCGCGTGCTCAACGACCATCCGTCGGTCAGCCCGGAGGCACGGGCCCGGGTGGTCGCCGCCGTCGCGGCACTGGGCTACCGGCCCAACGCCGTGGCCCGCTCCCTGCGCACCGATCAGACCCGCACCCTGGGCCTGGTCATCAGCGATGTGCTCAATCCGTACTTCACCGCCCTGGCCCGCGCCGTCGAGGAAGAGGCGCGGGCCCTCGGCTACAGCGTGATCATCGGAAACGCCGACGAGCGACCGGAGTTGCAGGACCATCACGTCCGCACCCTGCTCGACCGCCGCATCGACGGACTGCTGATGTCGCCGACCGACCCCGGTTCGGGGCTGATAGCCGACGCGGTGCGCGCCGGGACCCCGATCGTCTTCGTGGACCGGTGGGTGCCGGGCGTGGAGGTGCCGGTCGTACGGGCCGACGGGCGCGGCGCCGTGGCGGACCTGGTGGACCATCTGCTGCGGCTCGGCCATCGCAGGCTGGCGATCATCGCGGGACCCGCGGCCACCACGACCGGCAGCGAGCGCGTCGACGCCTTCCGGGCCGCGCTGCGCGAGCGGGGCGTCGCGCTGCCCGACGCGTACATCGGCCAGGGCGACTTCCAGGCCGAGAGCGGGCGCCGGGCCGCCGAGCGGTTCCTCGCCCTGCCCGAGCCGCCCGACGCCGTGTTCGCCGCTGACAATCTGATGGCGCTCGGCGCGCTGGACGCGATCCGCGCGCGGGGGCTGAGCGTCCCCGATGACATCGCGCTCGCCGCCTTCGACGACATCCCGTGGTTCGTGCACACCGATCCGCCCATCACGGCCATCGCGCAGCCGACCGAGGAGCTGGGCCGGGCCGCCGTGCGGGCGCTGGCCGAGCGCATCGCGGGCCGCGTCCCGCCGTCCCTGACCCTGCCCGCCCGGCTGGTCGTACGCCGCTCCTGCGGCGCGCCCCCGCCGGCGGCCGGCCACCCGTATCCGCAAACCGTCACACGAAGGAGCAACCCGTGA
- a CDS encoding sugar ABC transporter ATP-binding protein, with protein sequence MSHPDELLRIEGIRKTFPGVVALDSVDFDLRRGEVHVLLGENGAGKSTLIKMLSGAYRPDTGRVLVDGQEVRIHGAQDAQRLGIATIYQEFNLVPDLTVAENIFLGRQPRRFGMVDRKRMESDAAELLERVGVSAAPHTLVRELGIARLQMVEIAKALSLDARVLIMDEPTAVLTSEEVEKLFRIVRRLREDGVGIVFITHHLEEIAALGDRVTVLRDGRSVDQVPASTPEDELVRLMVGRSIEQQYPRRTTETGEPLLSVAGLTRQGVFHDIGFEVRAGEVVGIAGLVGAGRTEVVRAVFGADHYDTGTVRVAGTPLAGHDVSAAMAAGIGLVPEDRKGQGLLLDASVAENLGLVTLRAATRAGLVDRKAQHTAAGRIAEQLGVRMAGLDQRVGTLSGGNQQKVVIGKWLLAEVRVLILDEPTRGIDVGAKVEIYELINALTAAGHAVLMISSDLPEVLGMSDRVLVMAQGRIAGELPAHEATQDAVMALAVSAAPAGTHDQAADDEGVEGSRGH encoded by the coding sequence GTGAGCCATCCGGACGAGTTGCTGCGTATCGAGGGGATACGCAAGACCTTCCCCGGCGTGGTCGCGCTCGACAGCGTCGACTTCGATCTGCGCCGGGGCGAGGTGCATGTCCTGCTCGGCGAGAACGGCGCCGGCAAGAGCACCCTGATCAAGATGCTCTCCGGCGCCTACCGCCCGGACACCGGGCGCGTCCTCGTGGACGGGCAGGAGGTAAGGATCCACGGCGCGCAGGACGCGCAGCGGCTCGGTATCGCCACCATCTACCAGGAGTTCAACCTCGTCCCGGATCTGACCGTGGCCGAGAACATCTTCCTGGGCCGCCAGCCGCGCCGCTTCGGCATGGTCGACCGCAAGAGGATGGAGTCCGACGCGGCCGAACTGCTGGAGCGCGTCGGGGTCAGTGCAGCGCCGCACACACTCGTCCGCGAACTGGGCATCGCCCGGCTCCAGATGGTCGAGATCGCCAAGGCCCTCAGCCTGGACGCCCGGGTGCTGATCATGGACGAGCCCACGGCCGTGCTGACCTCCGAGGAGGTGGAGAAGCTCTTCCGCATCGTGCGCAGACTGCGCGAGGACGGGGTGGGCATCGTCTTCATCACCCACCATCTGGAGGAGATCGCGGCGCTCGGCGACCGGGTCACCGTGCTGCGCGACGGCCGCAGTGTGGACCAGGTGCCCGCGTCGACCCCCGAGGACGAACTCGTCCGGCTCATGGTGGGCCGCTCCATCGAGCAGCAGTATCCGCGCCGGACCACCGAGACCGGTGAGCCGCTGCTCAGCGTCGCCGGGCTGACCAGACAAGGGGTCTTCCACGACATCGGCTTCGAGGTGCGCGCCGGTGAGGTCGTCGGCATCGCGGGGCTGGTGGGCGCGGGCCGTACGGAGGTGGTGCGGGCGGTGTTCGGCGCCGACCACTACGACACCGGCACCGTACGGGTGGCGGGCACACCGCTGGCCGGACACGACGTGAGTGCGGCGATGGCGGCCGGGATCGGGCTGGTGCCCGAGGACCGCAAGGGCCAGGGCCTGCTGCTGGACGCCTCGGTGGCGGAGAACCTCGGCCTGGTCACCCTGCGTGCGGCGACCCGCGCCGGACTGGTGGACCGCAAGGCCCAGCACACCGCGGCCGGCCGGATCGCCGAACAGCTCGGCGTCCGGATGGCGGGACTCGATCAGCGGGTGGGCACCCTGTCCGGTGGCAACCAGCAGAAGGTCGTCATCGGCAAGTGGCTGCTCGCCGAGGTGCGGGTGCTGATCCTCGACGAGCCGACGCGCGGTATCGACGTCGGCGCGAAGGTCGAGATCTACGAGCTGATCAACGCGCTCACCGCCGCCGGGCACGCCGTACTGATGATCTCCAGCGATCTGCCCGAGGTACTCGGGATGAGCGACCGGGTGCTGGTGATGGCCCAGGGCCGCATCGCCGGTGAACTCCCGGCGCACGAGGCCACCCAGGACGCGGTGATGGCGCTCGCCGTCTCGGCCGCGCCCGCCGGCACACACGACCAAGCAGCAGACGACGAAGGGGTGGAGGGCTCCCGTGGCCACTGA